Below is a genomic region from Hyalangium minutum.
GCATCCTGATCAACCGGCTGAAGGACAAGCTGGGGACGCGCAAGGTGCCGACGGCGGAGCTGACGCTGGACGGCACGCTGGCGATACCGGTGGCGGGGCTGGCGGACGGCATCAAGAACATGGCGTGGATGCTGAACGTGACGCGCACGTGGAACGCGATGGGTTGCGCGTGGGCGATGCGGCGGGCGATGGCGCTGTCGAAGGACTACGCCACGCGGCGGGTCCAGTTCGGGGCGAAGCTCGCGGAGAAGCCGCTGCACGTGGACACGCTGGCGGGGCTGGAGGCGGAGACGCACGGGGCGTTCCTGATGGCCTTCCGGGCGGCGGAGTTGCTGGGGCGGATGGAGGCGAAGGTGGCGAGCGAGGAGGAACTGCTCCTGCAGCGGCTGGTGACGCCTCTGGCGAAGCTGACGACGGGCAAGCAGGCGGTGGCGGCGACATCCGAGGCGGTGGAGGGCTTCGGCGGTGCGGGGTACGTGGAGGACACGGGGCTGCCGCGGTTGCTGGCGGACGCGCAGGTGATGAGCATCTGGGAGGGAACGACGAACGTGCTCTCGCTCGATGCGCTGCGGGCGCTGGCGAAGGAAGGGACGCTGGACGTCTTCCACGCGGATGTGGAGCGGAGGCTGGCGGCGGCGAAGGACTCCCGGCTGAAGCCGTGCGTGAAGGCAGTGGAGGAGTCGCTGGAGCACGCACGGAGCTGGGTGGCGGGCTCGCTGGCGAACCCGGTGGGACTGGAGGCGGGGGCGCGGCGCTTCGCGCTGACGCTGGGACGGACGCTGGAGCTGGCGATGCTGGTGGAGCACGCGCAGTGGAGCCTGGACCACGGCCATGGGCCGAAGGTCCTGGCCGCGGCCCGGCGGTTCACGCGCCATGGCGTGGATCAGATCACGGACATGGACCTGGACGACTCACGCCTGCTGGCTTGAGGTAGCCGTCTCTCGGGCGTTTCGCGGCCCAGCTCGCTTCCGCAGCGTTCAAGTGCTCCTGCAGGAGCGCATTGATCCTCTCCGGAAGCTGCAAGGTCACCCCATGGGAGCCATCGGGGATCTCGACATATCGAGCCCCGGGAATGCCAGCGGCCAGGGCTCGCCCTCCGACGGGAGGAGCGACGCGATCATGCGAGGCGCTCACGACAAGGGTGGGAATGCTCGCCAACCCACTCAGGAAGGGGGTGGCATCGGCACGGCGCATGGCGCCCATCTGCCGCAGCGCTACCGGGGGCTGCTCGGCGAGGTCGTGACTGAACAGCTCTGCGAGACGCTCGGCCAACGCGTCCCGATCCACACCGGCCAGCGCATCGGAAGGCAGCACGAGCTCAAGAAATGCGTG
It encodes:
- a CDS encoding acyl-CoA dehydrogenase family protein, giving the protein MSFLQDPPRLGNQYDDDALLQSYLARQLPEELRRSVTEELRELGELSGKYFYEFQLRDRLNEPELTQWDAWGKRVDRIEVSPLWKEAEALAARRGLVAVAYEQKSAELSRVHQFALNYVVQPSLDVYSCPLAMTDGAARTLLSLGNQELIARALPHLTSRDPATFWTSGQWMTERTGGSDVGLTQTVAKQSPEGWRLYGTKWFTSATTSQMALTLARPEGNGPGGKGLALFFVETRKADGMLNGILINRLKDKLGTRKVPTAELTLDGTLAIPVAGLADGIKNMAWMLNVTRTWNAMGCAWAMRRAMALSKDYATRRVQFGAKLAEKPLHVDTLAGLEAETHGAFLMAFRAAELLGRMEAKVASEEELLLQRLVTPLAKLTTGKQAVAATSEAVEGFGGAGYVEDTGLPRLLADAQVMSIWEGTTNVLSLDALRALAKEGTLDVFHADVERRLAAAKDSRLKPCVKAVEESLEHARSWVAGSLANPVGLEAGARRFALTLGRTLELAMLVEHAQWSLDHGHGPKVLAAARRFTRHGVDQITDMDLDDSRLLA